One Candidatus Aminicenantes bacterium DNA window includes the following coding sequences:
- a CDS encoding M20/M25/M40 family metallo-hydrolase: protein MKRAALPLLALAFGLSLRSAPPVKIPIDGRKALEHVRVLAVDGMKGRASGSPEYRLAAEYVAARMKEYGLIPAAAGGSYFQDVPFKNQTSFDPPPRLAIVSPAAKAFTAGRDRDFFPAYGTGSGTARGPVAFAGYGVVSDSPAWDDYAGLDAKGRILVILPDAPASFGTAVVQSWTLERKVKLAAERGAAGIIEMNLNERGRPSIRRLASGMIPPGAAPAGFVVVHADRDVLDDLFYAAKSSWRDAVSRILRLKSPHSFALDASVEMEAHFAREDRTALNVLGLLPGRDAKRKAEAVIIGGHLDHLGSDMNGLVYPGADDNAASVAVVLEIARAIQASGYRPARTLLFAAWAGEENGTVGSRFYVEHPVIPLAETVCYLNMDMVGTGDSDLFIGGLFEYARFYDLIRPKLDPDISAKLKPRVDYRGSDHSTFWDKGVASISLRTGGLLTNALDDEHPEYHRPGDRVDYIDPELLGLAGRYHAEVIQALADNTTDNLFDPRFRAEFLHKDAAVVDLHCDTISRFMAGEDLRLDLPKGHIDIPKLKRGAVDLQVFACYAPPPATDIEKATSAKGVFDQIEAVYRLAAQNPGDLAVIRTLADFSAVRNTGQTAALIGIEGGYAIQNDLDLLRAFYRMGVRLMTLTHWTHTDWADASGDPAPTYGGLTEFGESVVREMNRLGMIIDVSHSHDETFWDVLRLSKAPVVASHSCCRALADHHRNLTDDMLKALAKAGGMVGINFSTGFLDAATDKKRIALRESTARENGLPTDYREAIRTDPDKKNPAWALADKRIAELDKTLPKVDVRTLVDHIDHVVKVTGNADAVGLGSDYDGISAAPAGLEDAGKLIAVTEELLRRGYKESDVRKILGGNFLRIFGAVERAAEK, encoded by the coding sequence ATGAAGCGCGCCGCCCTTCCCTTGCTCGCCCTGGCCTTTGGCCTTTCGCTCCGCTCCGCCCCGCCGGTCAAGATTCCGATCGACGGCCGCAAAGCCCTCGAACACGTTCGCGTCCTGGCCGTGGACGGCATGAAGGGCCGCGCCTCGGGATCGCCCGAATACCGGCTGGCCGCCGAATACGTGGCCGCTCGGATGAAGGAATACGGCCTGATCCCCGCCGCAGCCGGTGGATCTTACTTCCAAGACGTGCCGTTCAAGAACCAGACCTCCTTCGATCCGCCGCCCCGCCTCGCGATCGTCTCGCCCGCGGCCAAGGCCTTCACGGCCGGACGCGATCGCGATTTCTTCCCGGCCTATGGGACGGGCTCGGGGACCGCCCGGGGACCAGTCGCCTTCGCCGGCTATGGCGTCGTCTCGGACTCGCCGGCTTGGGACGATTACGCAGGCCTGGACGCCAAAGGCCGGATCCTGGTGATCCTGCCCGATGCGCCCGCCTCCTTCGGGACCGCGGTCGTCCAAAGCTGGACGCTGGAGCGAAAGGTCAAGCTGGCGGCTGAACGCGGCGCCGCGGGAATCATCGAAATGAACCTCAACGAGAGGGGCCGCCCGTCCATCCGGCGCCTAGCCTCGGGGATGATCCCGCCGGGCGCGGCCCCGGCCGGATTCGTCGTCGTCCATGCGGACCGCGACGTCCTTGACGACCTGTTTTACGCGGCTAAGTCGAGCTGGCGCGATGCCGTGAGCCGGATCCTGCGCCTGAAGTCGCCCCACTCCTTCGCCCTCGACGCTTCGGTCGAGATGGAAGCCCATTTCGCCCGCGAAGACCGGACAGCCCTCAACGTCCTCGGGCTCCTCCCCGGCCGCGATGCCAAGCGCAAAGCCGAGGCCGTCATCATCGGCGGACATCTCGACCATCTCGGATCGGATATGAACGGCCTCGTCTATCCCGGCGCCGACGACAACGCCGCCTCTGTCGCGGTCGTGCTGGAGATCGCCCGCGCCATCCAAGCCTCCGGCTACCGTCCGGCTCGCACGCTTCTCTTCGCCGCCTGGGCGGGTGAAGAGAACGGGACCGTCGGTTCCCGCTTCTACGTCGAGCATCCGGTCATCCCGTTGGCCGAAACGGTCTGCTACCTGAACATGGACATGGTGGGCACCGGAGACTCCGATCTTTTTATCGGAGGATTGTTCGAGTATGCCCGCTTTTACGATCTCATCCGGCCCAAGCTCGATCCCGACATCTCGGCCAAGCTCAAACCCCGGGTCGACTACCGCGGCTCGGACCACTCCACGTTCTGGGACAAGGGGGTGGCTTCCATCAGCCTGCGGACGGGGGGGCTCCTGACCAACGCACTTGACGACGAGCATCCCGAATACCACCGGCCGGGCGACCGGGTCGACTACATCGACCCCGAGCTCCTAGGACTGGCCGGCCGATACCACGCGGAGGTGATCCAAGCCTTGGCCGACAACACGACAGACAACCTCTTCGATCCCCGCTTCCGGGCCGAGTTCCTACACAAGGACGCCGCGGTCGTCGACCTGCACTGCGACACGATCAGCCGCTTCATGGCCGGCGAGGATTTGCGGCTCGACCTGCCCAAGGGCCATATCGACATCCCCAAACTCAAGCGCGGGGCGGTGGACCTGCAGGTGTTCGCCTGCTACGCCCCGCCGCCCGCGACGGACATCGAAAAGGCGACCTCGGCCAAGGGCGTCTTCGACCAGATCGAAGCCGTCTACCGGCTGGCCGCCCAAAATCCAGGCGACCTCGCCGTCATCCGGACCCTGGCCGACTTTTCCGCCGTCCGCAACACCGGCCAAACGGCCGCCCTCATCGGCATCGAAGGCGGCTACGCGATCCAGAACGATCTCGACCTGCTGAGGGCCTTCTACCGGATGGGAGTCCGATTGATGACCCTGACCCACTGGACGCATACCGACTGGGCCGATGCCTCGGGCGATCCGGCCCCGACATACGGCGGCCTGACGGAATTCGGCGAAAGCGTGGTCCGCGAGATGAACCGGCTGGGGATGATCATCGACGTTTCCCACTCCCACGACGAGACTTTTTGGGACGTCCTGCGGCTGTCCAAGGCGCCGGTCGTCGCCTCCCACTCCTGCTGCCGGGCCCTGGCCGACCATCATCGCAACTTGACCGACGACATGCTCAAGGCTCTGGCCAAGGCCGGCGGCATGGTCGGGATCAACTTTTCGACCGGCTTCCTGGACGCCGCAACCGACAAGAAGCGGATCGCGCTTAGGGAGTCGACGGCCCGGGAGAACGGTCTGCCGACCGACTACCGCGAAGCGATCCGTACCGACCCCGACAAGAAGAATCCGGCCTGGGCCCTGGCCGACAAACGAATCGCCGAGCTGGACAAGACCCTGCCCAAGGTCGATGTCCGGACTCTGGTCGACCATATCGACCATGTCGTCAAGGTCACCGGGAACGCCGACGCTGTCGGCTTGGGCTCGGATTATGACGGCATCTCCGCCGCCCCGGCCGGACTGGAAGACGCCGGGAAGCTCATCGCCGTGACCGAGGAGCTGCTGCGCCGCGGCTACAAAGAAAGCGACGTCCGCAAGATCCTGGGCGGCAATTTCCTCCGCATTTTCGGCGCCGTGGAACGGGCCGCGGAAAAGTGA
- a CDS encoding pitrilysin family protein, translated as MKARARRGLAVACALLPWLGLSGSPQIQPAAPAASQREDFPLTQYKLKNGLTVVISEDNALPLVSVVVAYKVGSLYEQPGKTGLASLLENLMFAGSTDVPPLQHINFINRVGGSLSAAGAEDRTVFYQTLPANNLALALWLESDRMRFLEIDEARFDAARGQLLDDLRARRKTEPYYEGLAAFDQMIHPDFAFGHPPFGSEEDIRGLTLEDARAFYAAYYAPNNAVLCITGDVQKPKVRELVARYFDTLPRGRDIAPVFDPPPAPGRRPAQRDFLDPAALSPAFSLGFRLSPSTSAEYYTLVLLDYVLLRGRTSRLSRRLLDPDRKIAFRMAGGIERRRERSIYKIFVQANPSQLEPCQIEIFDELARVKQSLLSPAELDRYKALFKREYYRRVGTAIERALYLVDLWFIQRDLDAAPAELAKFLAVTPADIVGLAARYFTPANSFLVNMRLR; from the coding sequence ATGAAGGCCCGCGCGAGGAGAGGTCTGGCCGTCGCCTGCGCTCTCCTGCCCTGGCTCGGGCTGTCCGGATCGCCGCAAATCCAGCCGGCCGCGCCCGCCGCCTCCCAGCGGGAGGATTTCCCGCTGACCCAATACAAGCTCAAGAACGGGTTGACGGTCGTCATCTCGGAAGACAACGCCCTGCCCCTCGTTTCGGTGGTCGTAGCCTACAAGGTCGGTTCGCTCTATGAACAGCCGGGTAAGACCGGCCTGGCCTCGCTCCTGGAAAACCTGATGTTCGCCGGCTCGACCGACGTCCCTCCCCTTCAGCACATCAACTTCATCAACCGCGTCGGAGGGAGCTTGAGCGCCGCCGGCGCCGAAGATCGGACCGTTTTTTATCAGACCCTGCCGGCCAACAACCTGGCCCTGGCCCTCTGGCTTGAGTCCGACCGGATGCGGTTTTTGGAGATCGACGAGGCCCGCTTCGACGCCGCCCGAGGCCAGCTTCTGGACGACCTCCGGGCCCGGCGCAAAACCGAGCCCTACTACGAGGGCCTGGCGGCCTTCGACCAGATGATCCATCCGGATTTCGCCTTCGGCCATCCCCCGTTCGGATCGGAGGAGGACATCCGGGGGCTGACCCTGGAGGACGCTCGGGCATTCTATGCCGCTTATTACGCGCCCAACAACGCCGTCCTCTGCATCACCGGCGACGTCCAGAAGCCGAAGGTCCGGGAGCTGGTGGCCCGTTATTTCGACACTCTGCCCCGGGGCCGCGACATCGCCCCCGTCTTCGACCCGCCCCCCGCTCCCGGCCGCAGGCCGGCGCAGCGCGATTTTCTCGATCCGGCGGCTCTCTCCCCCGCCTTCAGCCTGGGCTTCCGCCTCTCGCCCTCGACCTCGGCCGAGTACTACACCCTGGTCCTTCTGGATTACGTGCTTCTGCGGGGCCGGACCTCGCGTCTCTCCCGCCGGCTTCTGGACCCCGACCGCAAGATCGCCTTCCGGATGGCCGGCGGCATCGAGCGGCGCCGGGAGAGGTCCATCTATAAAATCTTCGTCCAAGCCAACCCCTCCCAGCTCGAGCCCTGCCAAATCGAGATCTTCGACGAGCTGGCCCGCGTCAAGCAGAGCCTCCTCTCGCCGGCCGAGCTCGATCGGTACAAGGCCCTTTTCAAGCGGGAATACTACCGGCGCGTCGGTACGGCCATCGAACGGGCCCTGTATCTCGTCGACCTGTGGTTCATCCAGCGGGACCTCGACGCCGCCCCGGCCGAGCTGGCCAAGTTCCTGGCCGTGACCCCGGCGGACATCGTCGGCCTGGCGGCGCGGTATTTCACCCCGGCCAACTCCTTCCTGGTCAACATGAGGCTTCGATGA
- the feoB gene encoding ferrous iron transport protein B, which translates to MSGRSEPVIVFLGQPNCGKSTLFNAIAGPKAHTSNFPGTTVQHTHSQVLVRGRILSIVDLPGTYSLSPSDPAERTALTHLFGEPPDLVVNVVDASILGRSLELTLELLEMGLPMIVALNMSDLAARRGIVVDPAALSRRLGCPVVTTIAPQGKGVLELLDAASECLAAPCRGTAPRWSADVEAVIEGVIRRLPAGFPCLGNPRFTAIRMLESGGLFCAEFLTELEPGLAADLDAARASLEKTRGRPAYEVISGERHHLAQKLFEETARVRRMRRPLSDRLDDILLHRWLGYPVLAAVLLAFFLVIFKVGAPLETLLLKPFLGLRSLLASRLDSRLLFHLAEGLLQGVGGGVAIVLPYYVPLLALMALLEDVGYLARAGFLLDAFMHRIGLHGKSVAPFILGFGCNVPAIVSTRILESRRDRVLTSLLIPFIPCSARTTIILALVAFFLGPWWALGFYAANIVLVAVLGKVLSLFIKTESPGLILEIPSLKAPSLKNVGLKIYLQLKAFVRFAWPLLILGSLVLGVVQSLHWDQAINAALAPLVVGVLGLPRALGVTLIFGFLRKELSLLMMLQALGVSYAGLAAVMTHQQIAVFAVFVSLFIPCLSTFVILWKETGRRVAFLSAGLSVSAAILISLLVRLFL; encoded by the coding sequence ATGAGCGGCCGCAGTGAGCCCGTCATTGTCTTCCTGGGCCAGCCCAACTGCGGCAAGAGCACGCTTTTCAACGCCATCGCCGGCCCCAAAGCCCACACTTCCAACTTCCCCGGTACGACCGTCCAGCACACCCACAGCCAGGTCCTCGTCCGCGGCCGTATCCTAAGCATCGTTGACCTGCCGGGGACTTATTCCCTGAGCCCCTCCGATCCCGCCGAGCGCACGGCCCTGACCCATCTGTTCGGCGAGCCGCCCGATCTCGTCGTCAACGTCGTCGACGCCTCCATCCTCGGGCGGAGCCTGGAGCTGACTCTGGAGCTTCTGGAGATGGGCCTGCCCATGATCGTCGCCTTGAATATGTCCGATCTGGCGGCGCGCAGGGGGATCGTTGTCGACCCCGCGGCCCTATCCCGCCGGCTCGGCTGTCCGGTCGTCACGACCATCGCCCCGCAGGGCAAAGGCGTCCTCGAGCTGCTGGATGCGGCGAGCGAATGCCTCGCCGCGCCCTGCCGCGGAACCGCGCCGCGCTGGTCGGCCGACGTCGAAGCCGTGATCGAAGGCGTCATCCGTCGGCTCCCGGCCGGATTTCCCTGTCTCGGCAACCCGCGCTTCACGGCCATCCGAATGCTCGAAAGCGGCGGCCTGTTCTGCGCCGAATTCCTGACCGAGCTCGAGCCGGGCCTGGCCGCCGATCTCGATGCGGCCCGGGCCTCGCTGGAGAAGACCCGCGGCCGCCCGGCCTATGAAGTCATCTCGGGGGAGCGCCATCATCTGGCCCAGAAGCTCTTCGAAGAGACGGCCCGGGTCCGACGGATGCGCCGACCGCTTTCCGACCGCCTCGATGATATCCTCCTTCATCGATGGCTCGGATATCCCGTCCTGGCCGCCGTCCTGTTAGCCTTCTTCCTCGTTATATTCAAGGTCGGGGCGCCCCTCGAAACCCTTCTCCTCAAGCCTTTTCTGGGCTTGCGGAGCCTGCTGGCCTCCCGGTTGGACAGCCGGCTTCTTTTCCATTTGGCTGAGGGACTGCTGCAGGGGGTCGGGGGAGGGGTGGCCATCGTTCTGCCCTACTACGTCCCGCTGCTGGCTTTGATGGCCTTGCTGGAGGATGTCGGCTATCTGGCTCGGGCCGGTTTCCTGCTCGACGCCTTCATGCACCGCATCGGCTTGCACGGCAAGTCCGTCGCGCCGTTTATCCTCGGGTTCGGCTGCAACGTGCCGGCCATCGTCTCGACCCGCATCCTTGAATCCCGTCGCGACAGGGTCCTGACCTCCCTGCTCATCCCGTTCATCCCATGCTCGGCCCGGACGACCATCATCCTAGCCTTGGTCGCGTTCTTCCTCGGCCCCTGGTGGGCCCTGGGCTTTTATGCCGCCAATATCGTTCTTGTGGCGGTCCTGGGAAAAGTTTTGAGCCTCTTCATCAAGACAGAATCGCCGGGGCTGATCCTCGAGATTCCCTCGCTCAAGGCGCCCTCGCTCAAGAATGTGGGGCTCAAGATCTACCTGCAGCTCAAAGCGTTCGTTCGCTTCGCCTGGCCGCTGCTCATCCTGGGCAGTCTCGTCCTCGGGGTGGTCCAGTCTCTGCATTGGGACCAGGCGATCAACGCCGCCTTGGCGCCGCTCGTAGTCGGGGTCTTGGGTTTGCCGCGCGCTCTCGGCGTCACCCTGATCTTCGGATTCCTGCGCAAGGAGCTGTCGCTCCTGATGATGCTGCAGGCGCTGGGCGTCAGCTACGCCGGGTTGGCCGCCGTGATGACGCACCAGCAAATCGCTGTCTTTGCCGTCTTCGTCAGCCTATTCATCCCGTGCCTCTCGACGTTCGTCATCCTGTGGAAGGAGACGGGGCGGCGGGTGGCGTTTTTATCGGCGGGGTTGAGCGTCTCGGCCGCGATCCTGATCAGCCTGCTGGTGCGCCTGTTCCTCTGA
- a CDS encoding inositol monophosphatase family protein: MSELTAYLETARGIALEAGSLLRERYHRLTEIRYKGEINLVTEADTLAQALIIDRLSKAFPGHDFLAEEGVKSFSGAEFRWVIDPLDGTTNFAHKLPVFCVSIGLEKGGDLAAGVVHNPMTGDLFWAERGGGAFHNGSPIRISPTADLGHALLATGFGYDVWTTRCNIDEHERMVMRCQGIRRCGSAALDLCFVACGRFDGFWELKLSPWDTAAGAVIVREAGGRITDFDGRPVDIYRPEVCASNGLVHEAMLSVLKPK, from the coding sequence ATGAGCGAGCTAACGGCGTATTTGGAGACCGCGCGGGGGATCGCCCTCGAGGCGGGATCTCTTCTCCGGGAGAGATACCATCGCTTGACCGAAATCCGGTACAAAGGCGAGATCAACCTCGTCACCGAGGCCGATACCCTGGCCCAGGCCTTGATTATCGATCGCCTGTCCAAGGCCTTCCCCGGGCATGATTTCCTGGCCGAGGAGGGAGTCAAATCCTTCTCCGGGGCCGAGTTCCGCTGGGTCATCGATCCCCTTGACGGAACGACCAATTTCGCCCACAAGCTGCCCGTCTTCTGCGTCTCGATCGGGCTGGAGAAAGGGGGCGACCTGGCCGCGGGCGTCGTTCACAATCCCATGACCGGCGATCTGTTCTGGGCCGAGAGAGGCGGCGGGGCTTTCCACAACGGCTCGCCCATCCGCATCTCGCCGACGGCCGATTTGGGCCACGCCCTCCTAGCCACCGGATTCGGCTACGACGTCTGGACCACCCGCTGCAACATCGACGAGCATGAGCGGATGGTCATGCGCTGCCAAGGCATCCGGCGCTGCGGCTCGGCCGCCCTGGACCTCTGCTTCGTGGCCTGCGGCCGCTTCGACGGGTTCTGGGAGCTCAAGCTGAGCCCCTGGGACACGGCCGCCGGCGCCGTCATCGTCCGGGAAGCGGGCGGTCGGATCACGGATTTCGACGGCCGGCCCGTCGACATCTATCGCCCCGAAGTCTGCGCCAGCAACGGCCTCGTCCACGAGGCCATGCTTTCCGTTCTGAAGCCGAAATAG
- a CDS encoding pitrilysin family protein, protein MKGRPNRLPATWLCLALLAAAPLTAQERFRRTPPAADPLPSLGLPAIETAGLTNGLRITVVPWTTTPLMSLQLVLDAGEIRSPKSLPGLATCAANMFLRGTRTLSAAAIEELVESLGGSMSLDITQDHVFVTFQFLEENLDAIIALLAQMLLQPSFSERELIQVRTNLTYELAEREKDPEFGARRHLMRLLFQNHPYASFAFGRDVIKNWNLRDLALFFDRFYRPNSAQIILAGNIGLDAASRRISRHLYIWQRRDIPALPPLAPPVQDRDRICFLDVPGAKDCAIMAGAIYPPPEIPDRFALSVLNQILGGTLNSRLFMSLRESKNYAKYAFSEVNHFRVGAFFLARALVAPRTLFPATEQLLSVLRLPAREPVSVDEILQAKTVITGNFPLRLARLEDFASRAALIKAAGWGDEAWNGYYEQTWSVGADRIAETARQRMNAPFLIVIAGDRAVCDERLIEFDLVEYYDAKGQFLYTKSRDRKEP, encoded by the coding sequence ATGAAAGGTCGGCCGAATAGGCTGCCCGCGACCTGGCTCTGCCTGGCGCTATTAGCCGCCGCTCCGCTCACCGCCCAGGAACGATTCCGTCGGACTCCGCCGGCCGCCGATCCCCTGCCGTCGCTCGGGCTTCCGGCCATCGAGACCGCCGGCCTGACCAACGGCCTCCGGATCACGGTCGTGCCCTGGACGACGACGCCGCTGATGAGCCTCCAGCTCGTCCTCGACGCCGGGGAAATCCGGTCGCCCAAGAGCCTGCCCGGGCTGGCGACCTGCGCCGCCAATATGTTCCTGCGCGGCACGCGCACCCTTTCGGCCGCGGCCATCGAGGAGCTGGTCGAGTCGCTGGGCGGCTCCATGTCGCTCGACATCACCCAGGATCATGTCTTCGTCACGTTCCAGTTCCTGGAAGAGAACCTCGACGCGATCATCGCCCTTCTGGCCCAGATGCTCCTGCAGCCGTCTTTTTCCGAGCGCGAGCTGATCCAGGTCAGGACCAACCTGACCTACGAGCTGGCGGAGCGGGAGAAGGACCCGGAGTTCGGGGCCCGGCGCCACCTGATGCGCCTGCTCTTCCAAAACCATCCCTACGCCAGCTTCGCCTTCGGCCGCGACGTCATCAAGAACTGGAACCTGCGCGACCTGGCCCTGTTCTTCGATCGCTTCTATCGCCCCAACAGCGCCCAGATCATCCTGGCCGGCAACATCGGCCTCGACGCCGCGTCTCGCCGGATCAGCCGCCATCTCTACATCTGGCAGCGGCGGGATATACCCGCCCTGCCGCCCCTCGCCCCGCCTGTCCAGGATCGCGACCGGATCTGCTTCTTGGACGTCCCCGGGGCCAAGGACTGCGCGATCATGGCCGGCGCCATCTACCCGCCGCCCGAGATCCCCGACCGGTTCGCCCTGTCCGTCCTGAACCAGATTCTGGGCGGAACGCTCAATTCCCGCTTATTCATGAGTCTGCGCGAAAGCAAAAACTATGCCAAGTACGCCTTCAGCGAAGTGAACCACTTCCGGGTCGGGGCCTTCTTCCTGGCCCGGGCCTTGGTCGCCCCCCGAACCCTGTTCCCCGCCACGGAACAGCTGTTGAGCGTGCTCCGCCTACCGGCCCGGGAACCGGTCTCCGTCGATGAGATCCTGCAAGCCAAGACCGTCATCACGGGCAACTTCCCCCTGCGCCTGGCCCGGCTGGAGGACTTCGCCTCGCGGGCGGCGTTGATCAAAGCCGCCGGTTGGGGGGATGAAGCCTGGAACGGCTATTACGAACAGACCTGGTCCGTGGGCGCCGACCGCATCGCCGAGACCGCCCGCCAGCGCATGAATGCCCCGTTTCTAATCGTCATCGCCGGCGATCGGGCGGTCTGCGACGAGCGGCTGATCGAGTTCGACCTGGTCGAATACTACGATGCCAAGGGCCAGTTTCTCTACACCAAGAGCCGCGACCGAAAGGAGCCTTGA
- a CDS encoding FeoA family protein — MTLVQAPKGVVLRIAAIAGGESVHRRLMSLGFHEGDRIEAAGRGIMGGPVLLRNLDSGVTAAVGRGIAAKIRVEAIDERPQ, encoded by the coding sequence ATGACACTCGTCCAGGCGCCCAAGGGAGTCGTCCTCCGCATCGCCGCGATCGCCGGGGGCGAGTCCGTCCACCGCCGGCTGATGTCCCTGGGCTTTCATGAAGGCGATCGGATCGAGGCGGCGGGACGGGGGATCATGGGCGGGCCGGTCCTCCTGCGCAATCTGGACTCCGGCGTCACCGCCGCCGTGGGCCGGGGCATTGCGGCCAAGATCCGGGTGGAAGCGATCGATGAGCGGCCGCAGTGA
- a CDS encoding carbohydrate-binding family 9-like protein: MTNAYGCPPSDLTRYVCRRTSRPPALNGRLESGPWRRAERSPRFVDLVTGVPGPFDTRMAALWDEEYFYVGYWVEEPHVQARLTERDAFIWTENDVELFIAGPDGYYEFQVNARGTIYEVFYIWQDAYRKAGFADRPEFDLSAHPVDVIGGFQDVSRYGKHPRGRRWAFMDWDFPGLRWAVFVDGTLNDDRDIDRGWRVELAFPWKGFAALAQGRPLPPRDGEEWRMDFSRFEAFHAAGIRVSPDPGWALNRHGVYDSHIPECFSRIVFSSEETG; the protein is encoded by the coding sequence ATGACGAACGCCTATGGATGCCCCCCTTCCGATCTGACCCGCTATGTCTGCCGCCGGACATCCCGCCCGCCGGCCTTGAACGGCCGCCTCGAATCCGGGCCTTGGCGCCGGGCCGAGCGGTCGCCCCGCTTCGTGGACCTGGTCACAGGCGTGCCGGGGCCGTTCGACACCCGAATGGCCGCCCTCTGGGACGAGGAATATTTTTATGTCGGCTATTGGGTGGAAGAGCCCCATGTCCAAGCCCGCCTGACCGAGCGCGATGCCTTCATTTGGACCGAGAACGACGTCGAGCTGTTCATCGCCGGACCCGACGGCTACTACGAATTCCAGGTCAACGCCCGCGGCACGATCTATGAAGTCTTCTATATCTGGCAGGATGCCTACCGGAAAGCGGGCTTCGCCGACCGGCCGGAGTTCGATCTCTCGGCCCATCCCGTCGACGTCATCGGCGGCTTCCAGGATGTTTCCCGGTACGGGAAACACCCGCGGGGCCGTCGCTGGGCCTTCATGGATTGGGATTTCCCGGGCCTGCGCTGGGCCGTTTTCGTGGACGGAACCCTCAACGACGACCGGGATATCGACCGCGGTTGGAGAGTCGAGCTGGCCTTTCCCTGGAAGGGATTCGCCGCCCTGGCCCAGGGACGGCCTCTTCCCCCCCGCGACGGCGAGGAATGGCGGATGGACTTCAGCCGCTTCGAGGCCTTCCATGCCGCCGGGATCAGGGTCTCGCCCGATCCGGGCTGGGCCCTGAATCGGCACGGAGTCTACGATTCGCATATCCCCGAGTGCTTCTCGCGGATCGTCTTTTCGTCCGAGGAAACCGGTTGA
- the lepB gene encoding signal peptidase I, whose amino-acid sequence MNKMRRERNKKSPKPFREYFELIIETAVFVFFVMTFVVQAFQIPTGSMEPNLLVGDFLLVNKMAYRNVSNGIDQWVLPKRPVRRQDIIVFKYPNELSKDYVKRVIGLPGDKIEIIKKQVFVNDKPIEELYKRHIDPRIYDSAEDSRRDNFGPITVPPDSIFAMGDNRDNSEDSRYWGFVPKANLKGRPWVIYFSYAAESGAYLKTGLADRLKKFAGFFTRARLNRILKVVH is encoded by the coding sequence ATGAACAAGATGAGAAGAGAAAGAAATAAAAAGAGCCCAAAGCCGTTTCGAGAGTATTTTGAGCTTATTATCGAGACAGCGGTCTTTGTGTTCTTCGTCATGACCTTCGTTGTCCAGGCGTTCCAGATTCCGACTGGATCGATGGAACCGAACTTGCTTGTGGGTGATTTTCTTCTTGTCAATAAGATGGCATACCGCAATGTGAGCAACGGGATTGACCAATGGGTCCTACCCAAGAGGCCTGTTAGGCGACAAGATATTATCGTCTTCAAATACCCTAATGAGCTAAGCAAGGATTATGTTAAGAGGGTTATCGGCCTCCCGGGCGATAAGATCGAAATCATAAAAAAACAGGTTTTCGTCAACGATAAGCCTATTGAAGAACTCTATAAACGCCATATCGATCCCCGCATCTATGACTCGGCCGAGGACTCACGACGCGACAATTTTGGCCCCATCACCGTCCCTCCCGATTCGATCTTTGCTATGGGGGATAATCGAGATAACAGCGAGGACAGCCGGTATTGGGGTTTTGTTCCCAAGGCCAACCTCAAGGGGAGACCCTGGGTCATCTATTTCTCGTACGCTGCCGAATCTGGAGCATATCTAAAGACAGGCTTGGCCGATCGGCTCAAGAAATTCGCCGGCTTCTTCACTCGGGCTCGCTTAAATCGCATTCTCAAGGTCGTTCATTAG